In Brassica rapa cultivar Chiifu-401-42 chromosome A06, CAAS_Brap_v3.01, whole genome shotgun sequence, a single window of DNA contains:
- the LOC103827925 gene encoding fasciclin-like arabinogalactan protein 13 translates to MATIHLTLARLLILAAVFLSTEITAQPAAPAPGPAAPTNITAILEKGGQFATFIHLLNTTRVGDQINIQVNSSSEGMTVFAPTDNAFQNLKPGTLNKLSYDDQVKLILYHVSPKFYTLDDLLSVSNPVRTQASGRDGAVYGLNFTSQGNQVNVSTGFVETRVSNALRKERPLAVYVVDMVLLPEEMFGENKVSPAAPGPKSNSPDVSDDQEKAGAPSDKSGSGEMKAGLGLALGLVFLCLKLVV, encoded by the coding sequence ATGGCAACCATTCATCTAACTTTAGCTCGTCTCCTCATCCTCGCCGCTGTCTTCCTCTCCACGGAGATAACTGCTCAGCCCGCCGCTCCAGCTCCTGGTCCTGCCGCTCCGACCAACATCACGGCGATCCTTGAAAAAGGCGGTCAATTCGCTACTTTTATCCATCTTTTAAACACAACACGAGTCGGAGACCAAATCAACATCCAAGTCAACAGCTCATCAGAAGGCATGACCGTGTTTGCACCAACAGACAACGCTTTCCAAAACCTTAAACCAGGAACCCTAAACAAACTAAGCTACGACGACCAAGTGAAACTCATCCTTTACCATGTTAGTCCCAAGTTCTACACATTGGATGATCTTCTCTCCGTAAGTAACCCTGTAAGGACTCAAGCTTCAGGACGAGACGGCGCGGTTTATGGACTTAATTTCACCAGTCAAGGGAACCAAGTCAACGTATCAACCGGTTTCGTTGAAACACGTGTCAGTAATGCATTAAGAAAAGAACGTCCTCTTGCGGTTTACGTGGTGGACATGGTATTGTTGCCGGAAGAGATGTTTGGAGAAAACAAGGTCTCGCCAGCGGCACCTGGTCCAAAATCAAATTCTCCTGATGTCTCCGATGACCAAGAGAAAGCAGGGGCTCCATCGGATAAGTCTGGCTCCGGTGAGATGAAGGCTGGATTAGGGTTGGCTCTTGGacttgttttcttatgtttgaAACTCGTCGTTTGA
- the LOC103827924 gene encoding zinc finger protein NUTCRACKER, translating to MTGEVLKTVSSGSAAFAPSSSTLDHDESLINPPVVKKKRNLPGNPDPEAEVIALSPKTLMATNRFLCEVCGKGFQRDQNLQLHRRGHNLPWKLKQRTSKEVRKRVYVCPEKTCVHHDPARALGDLTGIKKHFCRKHGEKKWTCEKCAKRYAVHSDYKAHSKTCGTREYRCDCGTIFSRRDSFITHRAFCDALAEETAKINAASHLNGLSSAGTVGMNLNYQYLMGTLNPPLQPFVPKPPTNQNHHHHFLPPPPSSSSSLSLWMGQDIAPTSQTQPQDYEWVFANAKAASGCINNNNHNDHITQTANASSTTTATLSVPSLFSSDQTQSPNANVNMSATALLQKAAEIGANSTTATSTNPSAFLKSFPLKSSDQTTTSYDDGEKFFALFGSNNNIGVVSNSHDQETENVRNDVTVASAMDELQNYPWKRRKVDGGGEGGGGGQTRDFLGVGVQTLCHPSSINGWI from the exons ATGACAGGTGAAGTTCTTAAGACTGTTTCTAGCGGATCTGCAGCATTTGCTCCGAGCTCATCAACTCTGGATCACGATGAATCTCTCATCAATCCTCCTGTTGTTAAGAAGAAGAGAAATCTCCCTGGAAATCCTG ATCCGGAAGCTGAAGTCATAGCTTTGTCTCCCAAGACCTTGATGGCTACGAATCGGTTCCTATGTGAGGTCTGTGGTAAGGGTTTCCAAAGAGACCAGAACTTACAGCTTCATCGTCGAGGACACAATCTTCCATGGAAGCTAAAGCAGAGGACAAGCAAAGAAGTGAGGAAACGTGTCTATGTTTGCCCGGAGAAGACTTGTGTCCACCATGACCCCGCTAGAGCTCTGGGCGATCTCACCGGTATCAAAAAACATTTCTGTAGGAAACACGGCGAAAAGAAATGGACGTGCGAGAAATGTGCCAAGAGATACGCTGTTCATTCTGATTATAAAGCTCATTCTAAGACTTGTGGTACTAGAGAGTACCGTTGCGACTGTGGCACCATTTTCTCcag GCGAGACAGCTTCATCACCCATAGAGCATTTTGCGATGCCTTAGCTGAAGAAACCGCCAAAATAAACGCAGCATCTCATCTTAACGGTTTATCCTCGGCTGGAACCGTTGGAATGAATCTGAACTATCAATATCTCATGGGAACACTCAACCCACCGCTTCAACCATTTGTACCGAAACCACCAACAAATCAAAACCACCATCACCATTTTCTACCGCCACCTCCGTCATCCTCTTCCTCCCTCTCCCTATGGATGGGCCAAGACATCGCCCCAACGTCTCAAACGCAACCGCAAGACTACGAGTGGGTTTTCGCAAACGCTAAGGCTGCGTCCGGGTgcattaataataataatcacaaTGACCACATTACACAAACCGCAAACGCCAGCTCGACCACTACTGCTACTCTCTCTGTCCCTTCTTTGTTCAGCAGTGACCAAACACAAAGCCCAAACGCAAACGTGAACATGTCCGCCACTGCGTTGCTACAAAAAGCGGCTGAAATTGGCGCCAATTCGACGACGGCAACGAGCACTAACCCGTCGGCGTTTCTCAAaagtttcccgctaaaatccTCTGACCAAACCACAACTAGTTATGACGACGGTGAAAAGTTCTTTGCTTTGTTCGGAAGTAACAACAACATTGGAGTAGTGAGTAATAGTCATGATCAGGAGACTGAGAACGTTAGAAACGACGTTACGGTTGCGTCTGCGATGGATGAACTACAGAATTACCCCTGGAAACGTAGAAAAGTTGATGGTGGAGGAGAAGGTGGTGGAGGAGGGCAAACTCGAGATTTCCTTGGGGTCGGTGTACAAACGTTGTGCCATCCATCGTCTATCAATGGATGGATTTGA
- the LOC103827926 gene encoding cruciferin BnC1, producing the protein MARLSSLLSFSIALLIFLHGSTAQQFPNECQLDQLNALEPSHVLKAEAGRIEVWDHHAPQLRCSGVSFVRYIIESKGLYLPSFFSTAKLSFVAKGQGLMGRVVPGCAETFQDSSVFQPGGGSPFGEGQGQGQQGQGQGQQGQGQGQQGQGQQGQGQGFRDMHQKVEHIRTGDTIATHPGVAQWFYNDGNQPLVIVSVLDLASHQNQLDRNPRPFYLAGNNPQGQVWIEGREKQPQKNILNGFTPEVLAKAFKIDVRTAQQLQNQEDNRGNIIRVQGPFSVIRPPLRSQRPQEEVNGLEETICSARCTDNLDDPSNADVYKPQLGYISTLNSYDLPILRFLRLSALRGSIRQNAMVLPQWNANANAVLYVTDGEAHVQVVNDNGDRVFDGQVSQGQLLSIPQGFSVVKRATSEQFRWIEFKTNANAQINTLAGRTSVLRGLPLEVISNGYQISLEEARRVKFNTIETTLTHSSGPASYGRPRKADA; encoded by the exons ATGGCTCGGCTctcatctcttctctctttttccATAGCACTTTTGATCTTTCTCCATGGCTCTACAGCTCAACAGTTTCCAAACGAGTGTCAGCTAGACCAGCTCAATGCACTGGAGCCGTCACACGTACTTAAGGCTGAGGCTGGTCGCATCGAGGTGTGGGACCACCACGCTCCTCAGCTACGTTGCTCTGGTGTCTCCTTCGTACGTTACATCATCGAGTCTAAGGGTCTCTACTTGCCCTCTTTCTTTAGCACCGCGAAGCTCTCCTTCGTGGCTAAAG GACAAGGTCTTATGGGGAGAGTAGTCCCTGGATGCGCCGAGACATTCCAGGACTCATCAGTGTTCCAACCAGGCGGTGGTAGCCCCTTCGGAGAAGGCCAGGGCCAGGGACAACAAGGTCAGGGCCAAGGCCAGCAGGGTCAAGGCCAGGGACAACAGGGCCAGGGCCAACAGGGTCAAGGCCAGGGCTTCCGTGATATGCACCAGAAAGTGGAGCACATAAGGACCGGGGACACCATCGCTACACATCCCGGTGTAGCCCAATGGTTCTACAACGATGGAAACCAACCACTTGTTATCGTTTCCGTCCTCGATTTAGCCAGCCACCAGAACCAGCTCGACCGCAACCCAAGg CCATTTTACTTAGCCGGAAACAACCCACAAGGCCAAGTATGGATAGAAGGACGAGAGAAACAGCCACAAAAGAACATCCTTAATGGCTTCACACCAGAGGTTCTTGCTAAAgcttttaagatagatgttagGACAGCGCAGCAACTTCAGAACCAGGAAGACAACCGTGGAAACATTATCCGAGTCCAAGGCCCATTCAGTGTCATTAGGCCGCCTTTGAGGAGTCAGAGACCGCAGGAGGAAGTTAACGGTTTAGAAGAGACCATATGCAGCGCGAGGTGCACCGATAACCTCGATGATCCATCTAATGCTGACGTATACAAGCCACAGCTCGGTTACATCAGCACTCTCAACAGCTACGATCTCCCCATCCTTCGCTTCCTTCGTCTCTCAGCCCTCCGTGGATCTATTCGTCAA AACGCGATGGTGCTTCCACAGTGGAACGCAAACGCAAACGCGGTTCTCTACGTGACAGACGGGGAAGCCCATGTGCAGGTGGTTAACGACAACGGTGACAGAGTGTTCGACGGACAAGTCTCTCAAGGACAGCTACTTTCCATACCACAAGGTTTCTCCGTGGTGAAACGCGCAACAAGCGAACAGTTCCGGTGGATCGAGTTCAAGACAAACGCAAACGCACAGATCAACACACTTGCTGGACGAACCTCGGTCTTGAGAGGTTTACCATTAGAGGTCATATCCAATGGGTACCAAATCTCACTCGAAGAAGCAAGAAGGGTTAAGTTCAACACGATCGAGACCACTTTGACCCACAGCAGTGGCCCAGCTAGCTACGGAAGGCCAAGGAAGGCTGATGCTTAA
- the LOC103827923 gene encoding homeobox-DDT domain protein RLT2, with protein MEDGSEADKNITPEGAAAATESKSKRKMKTAAQLQVLENTYKAEPYPSEALRADLSVQLNLSDRQLQMWFCHRRLKDRKSSTPTKRQRKESTPSSAAESSKQAAAVNAADLVAGNELNSFDSRRTARGGGGGGVTVVRRFNEPSPTEVRAIGYVEAQLGERLREDGPILGMEFDPLPPGAFGTPIEMPTHRKAATRPAFETNLYVRSDVKPVKESVRTIREYQFLPEQPSSRTDHSERASPASHHYGVPLDASVVMRASSVSGGHRDDYNVSPPIPNLNLSAHHVKPGHVLGEYDSPYQKSYVDPALHGNEDPFVKSERELGNDDDEDDGDDDVLLQLERKRKSEEARIAREVEAHEKRIRKELERQDMLRRKREEQIRKEVERQDRERRKEEERLLRERQREEERYLKEQMKEMQRREKFLKKETIRAEKMRQKEEMRRVKEVARLKAANERAMARKIAKESMELIEDERLELMEVAALSLGLPSMVALDFETLQNLDAYRDKQVTFPPTSVNLKKPFAVKPWNGSDENIANLLMVWRFLINFADVLGLWPFTLDEFTQAFHDHDPRLMGEIHIVLLKTIIKDIEGVARTLSVGVGANQNAAANPGGGHPHLVEGAYAWGFDIRSWRKNLNVFTWPEILRQLALSAGFGPELKKQDIKTMSVHDENEANNSENVIFNLRIGAAAENAFAKMQEKGLSNPRRSRHRLTPGTVKFAAFHVLSIEGEKGLTILDVAEKIQKSGLRDLTTSRTPEASVAAALSRDTKLFERVAPSTYCVRPSYRKDAGDAETIFAEARERIRMFKSGVTDVEDVDEAEREEDSESDVGDEPEVDLNLKKEDPDALEEIGKLTGGVEPSLENGKLKTEPEANPLTPSLPEESTKDEKIDDILPDQEDGDCFDVSKLGEQWVQGLVEGDYSSLSIEERLNALVALIGIAIEGNTIRISLEERLEVASALKKQMWSEVQLDKRWKEESLIRANYLSYPTPKTQESPSASQDPLSLPQIDVAAGPSLQLQENVSGMENLQYHHQQSYTADRERLRAELKAYVGYKAEELYVYRSLPLGLDRRRNRYWRFSASASRNDPGCGRIFVELQDGRWRLIDSEEGFDCLVKSLDVRGVRESHLHFMLLKMEASFKEAVRRNVETSTDLDTDTAEISSTFKIELGDGGRSGVLQRFQSFERWMWDNMVHPGALSAFKYGAKKSTPLFHICRSCAELHFAVDVCCPGCGQMMMSGGLDVSEMCFADQVAQLGEISRRDAGFILRGSNLSPLRIRLLKIQLALVEASLPPEGLQTHWTESLRKTWGLKLLSSSSPEELHQVLAMLEVALKKDFLSSNFETTCELLDLSEEALLRDVKVVPWIPKTTGGVALRLFELDSSIAYTPDQNKDPQKDKESEDFVGLETSFLRNVQETDVIEATPVQVAYAQEDTEPGSGRGRPPRGRGRPRSQRGKKPSPASGKPPRSAANSNGEPMLRPRAQPRGGRKKGRRSSGTRTRPTKGTLGISNEVGVGGGGRRGKEVNVNAKTALHDWVVETPDDDGEASSSGRSFQYDDDVMAPVDDFGESSKLVGRGEFSLHSDDEYEEEDMDTKMNVDDEDEDYINEEDSDGGREQATEMISMDDAAASQRRFPFEDPDLTSSSSSDFQ; from the exons ATGGAAGATGGGTCTGAAGCAGACAAGAACATAACACCTGAAGGTGCTGCTGCTGCTACTGAGAGTAAGAGTAAACGTAAAATGAAAACAGCTGCTCAGCTTCAAGTTCTTGAAAACACTTACAAAg CTGAGCCGTATCCTTCGGAAGCTCTTAGAGCGGATCTCTCAGTTCAGCTGAACCTCTCCGACAGGCAGTTACAGATGTGGTTCTGTCACCGCCGTCTTAAAGACAGGAAGTCTTCAACTCCGACCAAACGCCAGCGTAAAGAGTCCACACCCTCCTCCGCGGCTGAGTCATCAAAACAGGCCGCCGCCGTCAATGCCGCTGATTTGGTGGCGGGAAATGAGCTTAACTCGTTTGATTCCAGAAGAACCGCTCGAGGCGGTGGCGGTGGTGGTGTAACGGTGGTTAGAAGGTTTAATGAACCGTCTCCTACCGAGGTTAGAGCCATCGGTTACGTGGAAGCTCAGTTGGGAGAGCGTCTGAGAGAGGACGGACCCATTCTTGGAATGGAGTTTGATCCTTTACCTCCTGGTGCATTTGGGACCCCTATAG AGATGCCAACCCATCGAAAGGCAGCGACTAGGCCGGCGTTTGAGACCAACTTATATGTCCGGTCCGATGTAAAGCCAGTTAAA GAATCTGTGAGGACTATTCGTGAGTATCAGTTCCTTCCGGAGCAACCATCTTCAAGGACTGATCATTCCGAAAGAGCTTCTCCGGCGTCGCACCACTATGGAGTTCCACTTGATGCTTCGGTGGTTATGAGGGCTTCATCAGTGTCCGGTGGACATCGGGATGACTATAATGTTTCGCCACCGATACCGAATTTAAACCTTTCAGCTCATCACGTGAAGCCAGGGCACGTCTTGGGTGAGTACGACTCACCGTACCAGAAGAGCTACGTGGATCCCGCCCTACATGGAAACGAGGATCCTTTTGTGAAGTCGGAGAGAGAACTtggtaatgatgatgatgaggatgatggtgatgatgatgttcTCCTGCAACTGGAGAGAAAACGCAAG AGTGAAGAGGCAAGAATAGCTCGGGAAGTGGAGGCTCATGAGAAGAGAATCCGGAAAGAGCTTGAGAGACAAGATATGCTGAGACGAAAG AGAGAGGAGCAAATAAGGAAAGAAGTGGAGAGGCAAGACCGTGAAAGACGGAAAGAGGAAGAACGGCTTTTACGTGAAAGgcagagagaggaagagaggtACCTCAAAGAGCAGATGAAAGAGATGCAGCGAAGAGAGAAGTTCTTGAAGAAAGAAACAATCAGG GCTGAGAAGATGCGACAAAAAGAAGAGATGCGTAGGGTGAAAGAGGTTGCAAGGCTTAAAGCTGCTAACGAGAGGGCTATGGCTCGTAAGATTGCTAAGGAATCAATGGAACTTATTGAAGACGAACGCTTAGAGCTCATGGAGGTTGCTGCGTTATCCCTAGGATTGCCTTCAATGGTCGCCCTCGACTTTGAGACTCTACAGAACCTTGATGCATATAGAG atAAGCAAGTGACATTTCCACCAACATCTGTAAATTTGAAAAAGCCTTTTGCTGTGAAACCATGGAATGGTTCTGATGAGAATATTGCTAATCTTCTTATG gTATGGAGATTCTTAATCAATTTCGCGGATGTTCTTGGCCTTTGGCCATTTACTCTGGATGAGTTTACTCAAGCATTCCATGACCAT GACCCACGACTCATGGGAGAGATACACATTGTTCTTTTGAAGACTATAATCAAAGATATTGAAGGTGTTGCTAGAACACTCTCAGTCGGCGTCGGAGCAAACCAGAACGCTGCAGCTAATCCCGGTGGGGGTCATCCTCATCTCGTAGAGGGT GCATATGCGTGGGGTTTTGACATACGCAGCTGGAGAAAAAACTTGAATGTTTTTACTTGGCCTGAGATCCTGAGGCAACTCGCTCTCTCTGCCGGGTTTGGACCGGAACTAAAGAAACAAGACATTAAAACCATGTCTGTCCACGATGAAAACGAG GCCAACAACTCTGAGAACGTGATATTCAACTTAAGGATAGGAGCAGCAGCCGAGAATGCTTTTGCCAAGATGCAAGAAAAGGGTCTTTCGAATCCGCGACGTTCACGGCATCGTTTGACTCCAGGCACAGTTAAATTCGCTGCCTTCCACGTTCTGTCTATTGAGGGTGAAAAAGGTTTGACTATCCTCGACGTTGCAGAGAAGATTCAG AAATCAGGATTGAGGGATCTAACGACGAGCAGGACACCTGAAGCCTCCGTTGCTGCTGCGTTGTCTCGTGATACAAAACTATTCGAGAGGGTGGCTCCTTCCACGTACTGTGTGCGTCCTTCCTATAGAAAAGACGCAGGTGATGCTGAGACTATATTCGCTGAAGCGAGGGAGAGAATACGCATGTTCAAGAGCGGTGTTACGGATGTGGAAGATGTTGATGAAGCTGAGAGAGAAGAAGACTCCGAAAGCGATGTAGGAGATGAGCCAGAGGTTGATTTGAACCTCAAAAAGGAAGATCCTGATGCTCTGGAGGAGATAGGAAAGTTAACCGGTGGTGTAGAACCCTCGTTGGAAAATGGGAAACTGAAAACAGAACCGGAGGCAAACCCTCTTACTCCCTCTCTCCCGGAGGAATCTACAAAAGATGAGAAAATAGATGACATCTTACCGGATCAAGAGGATGGTGACTGTTTTGACGTGAGCAAACTTGGAGAACAATGGGTGCAAGGACTCGTAGAAGGAGACTATTCGAGTCTCAGCATCGAGGAACGTTTAAACGCACTTGTCGCTCTGATTGGTATTGCAATCGAAGGAAACACTATCCGAATCTCCCTTGAG GAACGTTTGGAAGTTGCGAGTGCGTTAAAGAAACAAATGTGGAGTGAAGTACAACTCGACAAACGATGGAAAGAAGAGTCTTTGATCCGTGCGAATTACCTCTCATACCCAACACCGAAGACTCAAGAAAGCCCATCAGCGTCACAGGACCCGTTGAGTCTTCCACAGATCGATGTAGCAGCAGGACCAAGCTTGCAGTTGCAAGAAAACGTGTCTGGAATGGAGAATTTGCAGTATCATCATCAGCAGAGTTACACAGCGGACCGAGAAAGGCTCCGTGCAGAGTTAAAAGCCTACGTTGGATATAAAGCTGAAGAGCTGTATGTATACAGGTCACTTCCGCTCGGTCTAGATCGAAGACGCAACCGTTATTGGCGGTTTTCAGCATCCGCCTCTAGGAACGATCCTGGTTGTGGTAGGATATTCGTTGAGCTTCAGGATGGTCGATGGAGACTCATTGATTCAGAAGAG GGTTTTGACTGTTTGGTGAAGTCACTAGACGTCCGTGGTGTACGTGAATCACATCTTCATTTCATGTTGCTAAAGATGGAAGCTTCTTTTAAAGAAGCAGTGAGGAGGAACGTGGAGACGAGTACCGACTTGGATACTGATACTGCGGAGATCTCCTCAACTTTTAAGATAGAGCTAGGGGATGGTGGCAGAAGCGGAGTGTTGCAACGGTTCCAGAGTTTTGAGAGATGGATGTGGGATAATatggttcatcctggtgcgttATCCGCGTTTAAGTACGGTGCCAAGAAGAGCACTCCGCTGTTCCACATTTGCAGAAGCTGTGCGGAACTACACTTTGCAGTGGATGTTTGCTGCCCTGGTTGTGGTCAGATGATGATGAGTGGTGGTTTGGATGTCAGTGAGATGTGTTTTGCTGACCAAGTGGCTCAACTCGGTGAAATATCCAGAAGAGACGCTGGATTTATATTACGTGGGTCGAACCTGTCTCCTCTCAGGATAAGACTACTCAAGATTCAGTTAGCACTTGTTGAA GCTTCTCTTCCCCCTGAAGGACTTCAAACTCATTGGACAGAGAGTCTCAGAAAAACGTGGGGTCTGAAGCTGTTGTCATCAAGTTCCCCTGAAGAACTTCATCAG GTTCTGGCGATGTTAGAGGTGGCGCTAAAGAAAGACTTCCTGTCTTCAAACTTTGAGACAACTTGTGAACTCTTGGACTTATCAGAAGAAGCTCTTCTCAGAGATGTTAAAGTAGTGCCGTGGATACCGAAGACCACGGGAGGTGTAGCTTTGAGACTCTTTGAACTCGACAGCTCCATTGCTTACACACCTGATCAAAACAAGGATCCTCAAAAGGACAAAGAATCTGAAGATTTTGTC GGTTTGGAGACGAGTTTTCTGAGGAACGTTCAAGAAACTGACGTCATCGAGGCTACTCCGGTGCAAGTTGCATACGCTCAAGAAGACACGGAGCCGGGTTCAGGTAGAGGTCGACCACCACGAGGACGTGGCCGGCCTCGTTCCCAACGTGGCAAGAAACCATCACCGGCTTCTGGTAAACCACCTCGAAGTGCAGCAAACTCAAATGGCGAACCAATGTTGAGGCCGAGAGCTCAACCGCGTGGGGGTAGGAAGAAGGGACGACGCAGCAGCGGCACGAGAACAAGGCCGACGAAAGGAACGCTCGGTATATCCAATGAGGTAGgagtaggaggaggaggacgTCGGGGTAAGGAAGTTAATGTAAATGCCAAAACCGCTCTTCACGATTGGGTTGTCGAAACGCCTGATGATGATGGAGAAGCTAGCAGCTCGGGGAGATCGTTTCAGTATGATGACGATGTGATGGCTCCGGTTGATGACTTTGGGGAATCGAGTAAATTAGTAGGTAGAGGAGAGTTTAGCTTACATAGTGATGATGAGtacgaagaagaagacatggACACGAAAATGAAtgttgatgatgaagatgaagattaCATAAACGAGGAGGATTCTGATGGTGGTAGAGAGCAGGCGACGGAGATGATAAGCATGGATGATGCAGCAGCTTCTCAGAGAAGGTTTCCGTTTGAAGATCCTGATCTTACATCGTCGTCTTCCTCTGATTTTCAGTGA